A single genomic interval of Hemibagrus wyckioides isolate EC202008001 linkage group LG13, SWU_Hwy_1.0, whole genome shotgun sequence harbors:
- the mpp3b gene encoding MAGUK p55 subfamily member 3 isoform X2 — MREDMPVLSPNMGLHEILALLTSQLHPGANHKEDLVFLREVFSERSLGYLMRIHERLRQYEQQSPTPVLHSASCLAEDVAEELQNGPLEGDEKELLMLLTTPHVKAVLTVHDTVAQKNFDPVLPPLPDDLDDELEEESVKIVRLVKSKEPLGATIRRDEVTGAVVVARIMRGGAADRSGLVHVGDELREVNGNLITHKGPDEISQILSQSQGSITLKIIPAIKEEDKHKESTVYLRALFDYTPFEDKATPCQEAGLPFQRGDILQVVSQDDHTWWQAKRVGDSNLRAGLIPSKHFQQRRLAHQLKTGTFQTPKSPSVQPYDQACDKEDCDCEGSGQHIVSPKCKAVAPTCGQAFSWEFYSASLRRSFRLSRKDRHSSPKDSQPAESEESKFLVYEEVTRYQQKPSDKPRLVVLIGSLGARINELKQRVIAENPHRYGIAVPHTTRPRKSHEKEGVDYHFISKQAFDADIQSNKFIEYGEYKDNQYGTSLESVRSVLARNKMCLVDVQPEALKILRTAEFKPYVIFVKPFIPESQHHCSRATSPSGGDSGHLTEEELQEMSHSAEQLEHQYGHLVDRVLVKEDSTSACAELRSILERLEREPQWVPVSWVRT; from the exons ATGAGAGAAGACATGCCTGTCCTCTCACCCAACATGG GCCTACATGAGATACTAGCATTGCTCACGTCTCAGCTGCACCCTGGAGCAAATCACAAAGAGGACCTGGTGTTCCTCCGAGAGGTTTTCAGTGAGAGGAGCCTTGGCTACCtaatgaga ATTCATGAGCGCCTCAGGCAGTACGAACAGCAGAGTCCGACGCCGGTGCTCCACAGTGCTTCCTGCCTGGCAGAGGAT GTGGCTGAGGAGCTGCAGAACGGGCCACTAGAAGGAGATGAGAAGGAGCTGCTTATGCTTCTGACTACTCCACAtgtgaag GCTGTGCTAACAGTGCACGACACAGTAGCTCAGAAGAACTTTGATCCCGTGCTGCCTCCATTGCCTGATGATCTAGATGATGAGCTGGAGGAGGAGTCGGTCAAGATTGTTCGTCTAGTAAAGAGCAAGGAGCCTCTA GGGGCGACCATCCGCAGGGACGAGGTCACTGGAGCAGTGGTGGTCGCCAGGATTATGAGGGGCGGGGCTGCCGACCGCAGTG GGCTGGTGCACGTGGGAGATGAGCTAAGGGAAGTCAACGGAAATCTCATCACCCACAAGGGGCCTGATGAGATCAGTCAAATCTTG TCTCAGTCTCAGGGCTCCATTACTCTGAAGATAATCCCTGCCATTAAGGAGGAGGACAAACACAAGGAGAGTACG GTCTACTTAAGGGCCCTATTTGACTACACCCCATTTGAAGACAAGGCCACACCCTGCCAAGAGGCAGGACTTCCTTTCCAGCGAGGTGACATCCTGCAGGTGGTGAGTCAGGATGACCATACATGGTGGCAGGCCAAACGTGTGGGTGATAGCAACCTGCGTGCTGGCCTTATCCCGTCAAAACACTTCCAACAGAG GCGCCTGGCACATCAGCTGAAAACTGGCACTTTCCAGACTCCCAAGTCACCAAGTGTACAGCCCT ATGACCAGGCTTGTGATAAAG AGGACTGTGACTGTGAGGGCAGTGGACAGCACATAG TCTCTCCAAAGTGTAAGGCGGTGGCACCCACCTGTGGTCAGGCCTTTTCCTGGGAATTCTATTCAG CAAGTCTTAGAAGAAGTTTCCGGTTAAGTCGTAAGGATCGACACAGCTCTCCTAAAGATTCTCAGCCTGCAGAGTCTGAAGAATCCAAGTTTCTTGTTTATGAAGAGGTCACACGCTATCAACAGAAGCCTTCAGACAAACCCAGACTGGTGGTGTTAATCG GGTCTCTGGGTGCTCGAATCAATGAACTGAAACAAAGAGTGATTGCTGAGAACCCACATCGATATGGAATAGCTGTGCCAC ACACCACTCGGCCCAGGAAGAGCCATGAAAAAGAGGGTGTTGATTACCACTTCATCTCAAAGCAGGCCTTTGACGCAGACATTCAGAGCAACAA GTTTATTGAGTATGGAGAATATAAGGATAATCAATATGGGACGAGTTTGGAGTCAGTTCGGAGTGTTTTGGCCAGAAACAAGATGTGTTTGGTGGATGTTCAACCTGAG GCTCTAAAAATCCTTCGCACAGCTGAGTTTAAGCCCTATGTGATATTTGTCAAGCCATTCATCCCTGAGAGCCAGCACCACTGCAGCAGAGCCACATCACCATCAGGAGGGGACAGTGGACACCTCACG GAGGAAGAGCTTCAGGAGATGAGTCATTCAGCCGAACAGCTGGAGCACCAATACGGCCACCTAGTGGATAGGGTCCTAGTGAAAGAAGACTCCACCAGCGCTTGTGCAGAGCTCAGGAGCATCCTCGAGCGACTGGAGAGGGAGCCGCAATGGGTTCCAGTCAGCTGGGTCCGAACATGA
- the mpp3b gene encoding MAGUK p55 subfamily member 3 isoform X1: MREDMPVLSPNMGLHEILALLTSQLHPGANHKEDLVFLREVFSERSLGYLMRIHERLRQYEQQSPTPVLHSASCLAEDVAEELQNGPLEGDEKELLMLLTTPHVKAVLTVHDTVAQKNFDPVLPPLPDDLDDELEEESVKIVRLVKSKEPLGATIRRDEVTGAVVVARIMRGGAADRSGLVHVGDELREVNGNLITHKGPDEISQILSQSQGSITLKIIPAIKEEDKHKESTVYLRALFDYTPFEDKATPCQEAGLPFQRGDILQVVSQDDHTWWQAKRVGDSNLRAGLIPSKHFQQRRLAHQLKTGTFQTPKSPSVQPYDQACDKEDCDCEGSGQHIVVVSPKCKAVAPTCGQAFSWEFYSASLRRSFRLSRKDRHSSPKDSQPAESEESKFLVYEEVTRYQQKPSDKPRLVVLIGSLGARINELKQRVIAENPHRYGIAVPHTTRPRKSHEKEGVDYHFISKQAFDADIQSNKFIEYGEYKDNQYGTSLESVRSVLARNKMCLVDVQPEALKILRTAEFKPYVIFVKPFIPESQHHCSRATSPSGGDSGHLTEEELQEMSHSAEQLEHQYGHLVDRVLVKEDSTSACAELRSILERLEREPQWVPVSWVRT; encoded by the exons ATGAGAGAAGACATGCCTGTCCTCTCACCCAACATGG GCCTACATGAGATACTAGCATTGCTCACGTCTCAGCTGCACCCTGGAGCAAATCACAAAGAGGACCTGGTGTTCCTCCGAGAGGTTTTCAGTGAGAGGAGCCTTGGCTACCtaatgaga ATTCATGAGCGCCTCAGGCAGTACGAACAGCAGAGTCCGACGCCGGTGCTCCACAGTGCTTCCTGCCTGGCAGAGGAT GTGGCTGAGGAGCTGCAGAACGGGCCACTAGAAGGAGATGAGAAGGAGCTGCTTATGCTTCTGACTACTCCACAtgtgaag GCTGTGCTAACAGTGCACGACACAGTAGCTCAGAAGAACTTTGATCCCGTGCTGCCTCCATTGCCTGATGATCTAGATGATGAGCTGGAGGAGGAGTCGGTCAAGATTGTTCGTCTAGTAAAGAGCAAGGAGCCTCTA GGGGCGACCATCCGCAGGGACGAGGTCACTGGAGCAGTGGTGGTCGCCAGGATTATGAGGGGCGGGGCTGCCGACCGCAGTG GGCTGGTGCACGTGGGAGATGAGCTAAGGGAAGTCAACGGAAATCTCATCACCCACAAGGGGCCTGATGAGATCAGTCAAATCTTG TCTCAGTCTCAGGGCTCCATTACTCTGAAGATAATCCCTGCCATTAAGGAGGAGGACAAACACAAGGAGAGTACG GTCTACTTAAGGGCCCTATTTGACTACACCCCATTTGAAGACAAGGCCACACCCTGCCAAGAGGCAGGACTTCCTTTCCAGCGAGGTGACATCCTGCAGGTGGTGAGTCAGGATGACCATACATGGTGGCAGGCCAAACGTGTGGGTGATAGCAACCTGCGTGCTGGCCTTATCCCGTCAAAACACTTCCAACAGAG GCGCCTGGCACATCAGCTGAAAACTGGCACTTTCCAGACTCCCAAGTCACCAAGTGTACAGCCCT ATGACCAGGCTTGTGATAAAG AGGACTGTGACTGTGAGGGCAGTGGACAGCACATAG TTGTAGTCTCTCCAAAGTGTAAGGCGGTGGCACCCACCTGTGGTCAGGCCTTTTCCTGGGAATTCTATTCAG CAAGTCTTAGAAGAAGTTTCCGGTTAAGTCGTAAGGATCGACACAGCTCTCCTAAAGATTCTCAGCCTGCAGAGTCTGAAGAATCCAAGTTTCTTGTTTATGAAGAGGTCACACGCTATCAACAGAAGCCTTCAGACAAACCCAGACTGGTGGTGTTAATCG GGTCTCTGGGTGCTCGAATCAATGAACTGAAACAAAGAGTGATTGCTGAGAACCCACATCGATATGGAATAGCTGTGCCAC ACACCACTCGGCCCAGGAAGAGCCATGAAAAAGAGGGTGTTGATTACCACTTCATCTCAAAGCAGGCCTTTGACGCAGACATTCAGAGCAACAA GTTTATTGAGTATGGAGAATATAAGGATAATCAATATGGGACGAGTTTGGAGTCAGTTCGGAGTGTTTTGGCCAGAAACAAGATGTGTTTGGTGGATGTTCAACCTGAG GCTCTAAAAATCCTTCGCACAGCTGAGTTTAAGCCCTATGTGATATTTGTCAAGCCATTCATCCCTGAGAGCCAGCACCACTGCAGCAGAGCCACATCACCATCAGGAGGGGACAGTGGACACCTCACG GAGGAAGAGCTTCAGGAGATGAGTCATTCAGCCGAACAGCTGGAGCACCAATACGGCCACCTAGTGGATAGGGTCCTAGTGAAAGAAGACTCCACCAGCGCTTGTGCAGAGCTCAGGAGCATCCTCGAGCGACTGGAGAGGGAGCCGCAATGGGTTCCAGTCAGCTGGGTCCGAACATGA
- the mpp3b gene encoding MAGUK p55 subfamily member 3 isoform X3 has product MREDMPVLSPNMGLHEILALLTSQLHPGANHKEDLVFLREVFSERSLGYLMRIHERLRQYEQQSPTPVLHSASCLAEDVAEELQNGPLEGDEKELLMLLTTPHVKAVLTVHDTVAQKNFDPVLPPLPDDLDDELEEESVKIVRLVKSKEPLGATIRRDEVTGAVVVARIMRGGAADRSGLVHVGDELREVNGNLITHKGPDEISQILSQSQGSITLKIIPAIKEEDKHKESTVYLRALFDYTPFEDKATPCQEAGLPFQRGDILQVVSQDDHTWWQAKRVGDSNLRAGLIPSKHFQQRRLAHQLKTGTFQTPKSPSVQPYDQACDKEDCDCEGSGQHIASLRRSFRLSRKDRHSSPKDSQPAESEESKFLVYEEVTRYQQKPSDKPRLVVLIGSLGARINELKQRVIAENPHRYGIAVPHTTRPRKSHEKEGVDYHFISKQAFDADIQSNKFIEYGEYKDNQYGTSLESVRSVLARNKMCLVDVQPEALKILRTAEFKPYVIFVKPFIPESQHHCSRATSPSGGDSGHLTEEELQEMSHSAEQLEHQYGHLVDRVLVKEDSTSACAELRSILERLEREPQWVPVSWVRT; this is encoded by the exons ATGAGAGAAGACATGCCTGTCCTCTCACCCAACATGG GCCTACATGAGATACTAGCATTGCTCACGTCTCAGCTGCACCCTGGAGCAAATCACAAAGAGGACCTGGTGTTCCTCCGAGAGGTTTTCAGTGAGAGGAGCCTTGGCTACCtaatgaga ATTCATGAGCGCCTCAGGCAGTACGAACAGCAGAGTCCGACGCCGGTGCTCCACAGTGCTTCCTGCCTGGCAGAGGAT GTGGCTGAGGAGCTGCAGAACGGGCCACTAGAAGGAGATGAGAAGGAGCTGCTTATGCTTCTGACTACTCCACAtgtgaag GCTGTGCTAACAGTGCACGACACAGTAGCTCAGAAGAACTTTGATCCCGTGCTGCCTCCATTGCCTGATGATCTAGATGATGAGCTGGAGGAGGAGTCGGTCAAGATTGTTCGTCTAGTAAAGAGCAAGGAGCCTCTA GGGGCGACCATCCGCAGGGACGAGGTCACTGGAGCAGTGGTGGTCGCCAGGATTATGAGGGGCGGGGCTGCCGACCGCAGTG GGCTGGTGCACGTGGGAGATGAGCTAAGGGAAGTCAACGGAAATCTCATCACCCACAAGGGGCCTGATGAGATCAGTCAAATCTTG TCTCAGTCTCAGGGCTCCATTACTCTGAAGATAATCCCTGCCATTAAGGAGGAGGACAAACACAAGGAGAGTACG GTCTACTTAAGGGCCCTATTTGACTACACCCCATTTGAAGACAAGGCCACACCCTGCCAAGAGGCAGGACTTCCTTTCCAGCGAGGTGACATCCTGCAGGTGGTGAGTCAGGATGACCATACATGGTGGCAGGCCAAACGTGTGGGTGATAGCAACCTGCGTGCTGGCCTTATCCCGTCAAAACACTTCCAACAGAG GCGCCTGGCACATCAGCTGAAAACTGGCACTTTCCAGACTCCCAAGTCACCAAGTGTACAGCCCT ATGACCAGGCTTGTGATAAAG AGGACTGTGACTGTGAGGGCAGTGGACAGCACATAG CAAGTCTTAGAAGAAGTTTCCGGTTAAGTCGTAAGGATCGACACAGCTCTCCTAAAGATTCTCAGCCTGCAGAGTCTGAAGAATCCAAGTTTCTTGTTTATGAAGAGGTCACACGCTATCAACAGAAGCCTTCAGACAAACCCAGACTGGTGGTGTTAATCG GGTCTCTGGGTGCTCGAATCAATGAACTGAAACAAAGAGTGATTGCTGAGAACCCACATCGATATGGAATAGCTGTGCCAC ACACCACTCGGCCCAGGAAGAGCCATGAAAAAGAGGGTGTTGATTACCACTTCATCTCAAAGCAGGCCTTTGACGCAGACATTCAGAGCAACAA GTTTATTGAGTATGGAGAATATAAGGATAATCAATATGGGACGAGTTTGGAGTCAGTTCGGAGTGTTTTGGCCAGAAACAAGATGTGTTTGGTGGATGTTCAACCTGAG GCTCTAAAAATCCTTCGCACAGCTGAGTTTAAGCCCTATGTGATATTTGTCAAGCCATTCATCCCTGAGAGCCAGCACCACTGCAGCAGAGCCACATCACCATCAGGAGGGGACAGTGGACACCTCACG GAGGAAGAGCTTCAGGAGATGAGTCATTCAGCCGAACAGCTGGAGCACCAATACGGCCACCTAGTGGATAGGGTCCTAGTGAAAGAAGACTCCACCAGCGCTTGTGCAGAGCTCAGGAGCATCCTCGAGCGACTGGAGAGGGAGCCGCAATGGGTTCCAGTCAGCTGGGTCCGAACATGA